The Bacillus cereus group sp. RP43 genome window below encodes:
- a CDS encoding Ig-like domain-containing protein, translated as MKKKSNIKKNLKATVTTVTTAGILFTGVSPSYAEEQQNQTPIELTDAEAKKEKTLVDNIKENEVIQNQEQMNSNDAPATEQEEQPKGNETSESKVEQNTSIQEQQNRITDSVQDAEADEGKVVDVSTFEEFKTALQNKSVTTVNVMKNIQINEEIPIQITKSRNLTINGNADQNVKIFHSKSIKVNGAGNTETGGVTLKNAKITGSETSSSFLRIEGTTSSSGVYTIKDVSYSGSSSILSNQTSKKIKVGIEGNTSQKSRMMFCQGADVVFREGSTYTGAGTYGNVDVLLEKNAKVNMLPNIDRTPINITNLTVKEGGEFRASDVAGAITIRKGVVEEKGSFHIAGDNGSNGVLIGNVTLFNPASYSISNLTGKILTTSSGYPSDIILYDGDVNTWEDNADFESLPGMSWKAVEYFKWSTSTGVNSTDANLDNSNFGKVRKIAGGTGGTEVTVPSAPDVKEVKDTDTKVTGSAQKGAKVSVKSGETELGTGEVHENGTYSIDIPKQKAGTKLSVTASNSAGISEATEVTVQATQLEKPVVNSLTTKDKKVTGTAQPYAKIEVVTNYQKATYRGEADENGNFEVALNQPQKAGTKIGVKQSIEGKESEYTEVEVQAPLVAPEINPIYTTDTMIKGTGVANTTAIAKIGEAEFVGKVDDKGNLQIDIEDSYPVGTEISVHLKNDKGLESEVKTVKVQEIWAIPAVNEVTDQDEKITGTGTAGAEVTVKVKDGKEIGKGTVADDGTFSITIPKQKADTQLDVKVVKGENEGTKSITVKDVTPPEAPQVDDVKATDKKVTGTGEPGAKVSIKEKNGAEIGAGTVDKDGKFSVEIAAQVAGTVVSITLTDKAGNVSGAKELTVQEGIASPTINDYYTTDAYAKGTAKGASKVAIYVDGKLIRTAGVNADGTYMIYTGDIVTLQKEGAVFEIAARDAAGAESQRTQGTVLAKQAPNAPAINDYYTTDAYAKGTAKGASKVAIYVDGKLMRTAGVNQDGTYTIYTGDIVALQKEGAVFEIAARDAAGTESQRVQGTVLVKQRPEAPTISKYYTTDAYVKGTAKGASKVTIYVDGKLVRTAGVNADGTYMIYTGDIVALQKEGAVFEIAARDVAGTESKKTQGTVLGVEATMTAKSFHLGTDNYIEGTVSATIQKVKIIVDGELLRQTTVENGTYKIYARDLVKDAKQKVEIAGFTSDNQEVARTKVEVK; from the coding sequence ATGAAGAAAAAATCAAACATAAAAAAGAATTTAAAGGCAACTGTAACAACCGTGACAACAGCAGGCATTTTGTTCACAGGTGTATCTCCAAGTTATGCAGAGGAACAACAGAATCAGACACCTATCGAACTAACGGATGCGGAAGCAAAAAAAGAGAAAACATTGGTGGATAATATAAAAGAAAACGAAGTAATTCAAAATCAGGAGCAAATGAATTCAAATGATGCCCCTGCTACAGAACAAGAAGAACAACCAAAAGGCAATGAAACGAGTGAAAGTAAAGTTGAACAAAATACTTCGATTCAAGAACAACAAAACCGGATAACGGATAGCGTGCAAGATGCAGAAGCAGATGAGGGCAAAGTAGTGGATGTTTCGACATTTGAAGAATTCAAGACAGCATTACAAAATAAATCTGTGACAACCGTTAATGTTATGAAAAACATTCAGATAAATGAGGAAATTCCTATTCAAATAACTAAGTCACGGAATCTTACGATTAATGGGAATGCAGATCAGAATGTCAAGATATTTCATAGTAAATCAATAAAAGTAAACGGGGCTGGTAATACTGAAACCGGTGGTGTAACCTTAAAAAACGCAAAAATTACAGGTTCGGAGACCTCGTCCAGTTTTTTGAGAATTGAGGGTACTACTTCTTCTAGTGGTGTCTACACCATAAAAGATGTTAGTTATAGTGGTTCAAGTAGTATACTATCTAATCAAACTTCTAAAAAAATAAAAGTAGGTATTGAAGGAAATACGAGTCAAAAGTCAAGGATGATGTTTTGCCAAGGGGCAGACGTAGTATTTCGTGAAGGCTCAACGTATACAGGCGCTGGGACTTATGGCAATGTGGATGTATTATTAGAGAAAAATGCAAAGGTAAATATGCTACCAAATATTGACAGGACTCCTATCAATATAACAAATTTGACAGTCAAAGAAGGTGGAGAGTTCCGTGCGAGTGATGTAGCAGGCGCGATCACAATTCGTAAAGGAGTTGTAGAAGAAAAAGGTTCTTTCCATATTGCTGGTGATAATGGTTCGAATGGTGTGCTAATAGGTAATGTAACATTATTTAATCCTGCTAGTTATAGTATCAGCAATCTAACAGGTAAAATACTAACTACTTCTAGTGGTTATCCTTCTGATATTATTCTGTACGACGGGGATGTGAATACATGGGAAGATAATGCTGATTTTGAGAGTTTACCGGGGATGTCATGGAAAGCTGTAGAATATTTTAAGTGGTCAACAAGTACCGGCGTAAATTCAACTGATGCTAATTTGGACAATTCAAATTTTGGAAAGGTCCGAAAGATAGCGGGAGGAACAGGAGGGACAGAAGTAACCGTACCATCGGCTCCTGACGTAAAGGAAGTAAAGGATACAGACACAAAAGTGACGGGTAGCGCGCAAAAAGGTGCTAAGGTGAGTGTAAAATCAGGAGAAACAGAACTAGGAACGGGAGAGGTTCATGAAAATGGAACCTATAGCATTGATATTCCGAAACAAAAAGCAGGTACAAAATTATCTGTGACAGCAAGTAATAGTGCTGGTATAAGTGAAGCAACGGAAGTAACGGTGCAAGCAACACAGCTGGAAAAACCAGTTGTCAACTCATTAACAACGAAAGATAAAAAGGTAACAGGAACAGCACAACCATATGCGAAGATTGAAGTGGTGACAAACTATCAAAAAGCAACTTATAGAGGCGAAGCCGATGAAAACGGGAATTTTGAGGTCGCATTGAATCAACCTCAAAAAGCGGGTACGAAAATTGGTGTGAAACAAAGTATAGAAGGAAAAGAAAGTGAGTACACAGAGGTAGAAGTCCAAGCACCATTAGTAGCACCTGAAATAAATCCAATTTATACAACTGACACAATGATTAAAGGAACAGGAGTAGCAAATACAACAGCCATTGCTAAAATTGGAGAGGCAGAATTTGTAGGGAAAGTGGATGATAAAGGTAATCTTCAAATTGATATCGAGGATTCCTATCCAGTCGGGACTGAAATTTCTGTTCACTTAAAAAATGATAAGGGATTAGAAAGTGAAGTAAAGACTGTAAAGGTGCAAGAAATCTGGGCAATTCCAGCTGTAAATGAAGTAACAGATCAAGATGAAAAAATAACGGGAACAGGCACCGCAGGTGCAGAGGTAACCGTGAAAGTTAAAGACGGAAAAGAAATTGGGAAAGGCACAGTAGCGGACGATGGTACTTTTTCTATTACAATTCCGAAACAAAAGGCCGATACACAGTTAGATGTGAAAGTAGTAAAAGGTGAGAATGAGGGAACGAAGTCAATTACAGTAAAAGATGTGACGCCACCTGAGGCACCGCAAGTAGATGATGTGAAAGCAACAGACAAGAAAGTAACAGGAACAGGAGAACCTGGTGCGAAGGTTTCTATCAAAGAGAAAAACGGAGCTGAAATCGGAGCAGGAACAGTGGACAAGGATGGCAAGTTCTCTGTTGAGATTGCAGCGCAAGTAGCGGGAACTGTGGTATCTATTACCTTAACAGATAAAGCAGGAAATGTAAGTGGAGCAAAAGAGTTAACGGTACAAGAAGGAATTGCGAGCCCAACTATCAATGACTACTACACAACAGATGCCTATGCAAAAGGGACCGCAAAAGGAGCAAGTAAAGTAGCGATTTATGTAGATGGGAAGTTAATCCGTACAGCAGGCGTGAATGCAGACGGAACGTATATGATTTATACGGGAGATATTGTAACGCTTCAAAAAGAAGGAGCAGTCTTTGAAATCGCAGCGCGAGATGCGGCAGGCGCAGAAAGTCAAAGGACACAAGGGACAGTTCTCGCAAAACAAGCTCCAAACGCGCCAGCTATCAATGACTACTATACGACAGATGCCTATGCAAAAGGGACCGCAAAAGGAGCAAGTAAAGTAGCGATTTATGTAGATGGAAAGTTAATGAGAACAGCGGGCGTGAATCAAGATGGAACGTATACGATCTATACAGGAGATATTGTAGCGCTTCAAAAAGAAGGAGCAGTCTTTGAAATCGCAGCGCGAGATGCGGCAGGTACTGAAAGTCAAAGGGTACAAGGAACAGTATTGGTAAAACAACGTCCAGAAGCACCGACTATCAGTAAGTACTACACAACGGATGCTTATGTAAAAGGAACCGCAAAAGGAGCAAGTAAAGTAACGATTTATGTAGATGGGAAGTTAGTGCGAACAGCGGGTGTGAATGCAGACGGAACGTATATGATTTATACGGGAGATATTGTAGCGCTTCAAAAAGAAGGAGCAGTCTTTGAAATCGCAGCGCGAGATGTGGCAGGCACAGAAAGTAAAAAGACACAAGGAACCGTACTTGGTGTAGAAGCAACTATGACTGCAAAATCCTTCCATTTGGGAACAGATAACTATATCGAAGGAACGGTAAGTGCAACCATTCAAAAGGTGAAAATTATAGTGGATGGTGAATTACTTCGTCAAACAACAGTAGAAAATGGAACATATAAAATTTATGCGAGAGATTTGGTGAAAGATGCAAAACAAAAAGTAGAAATCGCAGGATTTACAAGTGATAATCAGGAAGTTGCTAGAACAAAAGTAGAAGTAAAATAA
- a CDS encoding helix-turn-helix domain-containing protein, producing MSTIMVLGVNVMHKMIKSLIHDKSRNRKLQILEILITEEQVTSIELAKQVNCSDRTIIHEIRELKNSLPRNWDIISRTAKGYILHKPPTETLAPIIMSYLQESVIYKILIEIFHNKHYSLEKWSQILYINKVTLKKILKKYNTILDEFKLEFTTDFVKLKGEEINIRYFYLIFYLSIEQCMPTISLPDDLIRNIKKTLDFYEVKVDYFLLKVLVYVSIYRITGKKFTDRNIEFTNLYAPNQTNCFDIIIFEIEGYCMVKLSKNEKDALKIFIYFSSSSFSNIQQTNAVLKYYEDKNGKPYQWFLKLIDMMNSDIEGSNIEFDYLKRELFNHFLKVYIAKYYSFPIKYLFIAPTYLSHRFQELYNNNLFIISKWNETVTFNKYNEHDIRHLAQNATLILDFIYPKKNVLFMYYGNEIYERLAYITLKDVFGVSMNIYRKSDNNIKYDLIITNYRNKSFSSEIPVYFIYRNFNQKDIEHITHVLFK from the coding sequence ATGTCTACAATTATGGTTTTAGGAGTGAATGTAATGCATAAAATGATAAAAAGTTTAATTCATGATAAATCCAGAAATAGAAAACTTCAAATTCTTGAAATATTAATCACTGAAGAACAAGTAACTTCAATTGAGTTAGCAAAGCAAGTTAATTGCTCGGACAGAACTATCATACACGAAATTAGAGAGCTTAAAAATAGCCTGCCTAGAAATTGGGATATAATTAGCAGGACGGCGAAAGGGTATATATTACATAAACCCCCAACTGAAACTCTTGCTCCAATTATTATGTCATATTTACAAGAAAGTGTGATTTATAAAATTCTAATAGAGATATTTCATAATAAGCATTATTCTTTAGAAAAGTGGTCCCAAATTTTATATATAAATAAAGTAACATTAAAAAAAATTTTAAAAAAATATAATACTATTCTAGATGAATTTAAATTAGAATTTACAACTGATTTTGTTAAACTAAAAGGGGAAGAAATTAATATTAGATATTTTTATTTGATTTTTTATCTCAGTATAGAACAATGTATGCCTACAATATCATTACCAGATGATTTAATTCGAAATATTAAAAAGACTCTTGATTTTTATGAAGTAAAAGTAGATTATTTCTTGTTAAAAGTGTTGGTTTATGTTTCTATCTATAGAATTACTGGAAAAAAATTTACAGATAGGAACATTGAATTTACTAATTTATATGCTCCAAATCAAACAAATTGTTTTGATATAATAATTTTCGAAATTGAGGGTTATTGTATGGTGAAATTATCAAAAAATGAAAAAGATGCATTAAAGATTTTTATCTATTTTAGCTCAAGTTCATTTAGTAATATTCAACAAACAAATGCCGTTCTTAAATATTACGAAGATAAAAATGGGAAACCTTATCAATGGTTTTTGAAGTTGATAGATATGATGAATTCTGATATTGAGGGGAGCAATATAGAATTTGATTACTTAAAACGCGAATTGTTCAATCATTTTTTAAAAGTTTATATTGCTAAGTACTATTCCTTTCCAATAAAATACTTGTTTATTGCACCTACGTATCTATCTCACAGATTCCAAGAACTGTATAATAATAATTTATTTATTATTTCTAAATGGAATGAGACTGTTACATTTAATAAATATAATGAACATGATATAAGGCATCTGGCACAAAATGCAACGCTTATTCTTGATTTTATCTATCCTAAAAAAAATGTGTTATTTATGTATTATGGAAATGAAATATATGAAAGACTTGCTTATATAACATTAAAAGATGTCTTTGGAGTATCAATGAATATCTATAGAAAGTCAGATAATAATATAAAATATGATCTTATAATTACAAATTATAGAAACAAATCTTTCTCCTCTGAGATACCCGTTTATTTTATCTATCGAAATTTCAATCAAAAAGATATAGAGCATATTACACATGTACTTTTTAAGTGA
- the tnpA gene encoding IS200/IS605 family transposase: MKLDSNNHSVFLLYYHLVLVVKYRRNVFDDDISDYAKDMFVRLSENYNITLVEWNHDVDHVHILFKAHPNTEMTKFINAYKSASSRLIKRDFPQVKKKLWKEMFWSRSFCLLTTGSSPIDVVKKYIENQGEK, from the coding sequence ATGAAATTAGATAGCAATAATCATTCAGTGTTCTTGTTGTATTATCATCTTGTGTTGGTCGTAAAATACAGAAGAAATGTGTTCGATGATGATATATCAGACTATGCAAAAGACATGTTTGTCAGGTTATCCGAGAATTACAACATAACACTGGTAGAGTGGAATCATGATGTAGACCATGTTCATATTTTGTTCAAGGCACATCCGAATACAGAAATGACAAAATTTATTAATGCTTATAAAAGTGCAAGTTCTCGACTAATCAAGAGAGACTTTCCACAAGTGAAAAAAAAACTTTGGAAAGAGATGTTTTGGTCAAGAAGTTTTTGCTTACTAACTACTGGTAGTTCTCCAATAGATGTAGTAAAGAAATATATTGAAAACCAAGGTGAAAAGTGA
- a CDS encoding RNA-guided endonuclease TnpB family protein, with amino-acid sequence MTKQNKAYKFRLYPTEEQAYLMRKTFGCVRFVYNRMLAERKEAYEKYKDDKEQLKKQKLPTPAKYKAEFEWLKEVDSLALANAQLNLQTAYKNFFSGQNDFPTFKSKKDRKSYTTNVVNGNIMLLNGHIKLPKLKMVRFKQHREIPQDYMIKSCTISMTPTGKYYVSILTEYEKEIVQKEVETVVGLDFTMGGLYVSSEDEKANYPKFYREMLDQLAKAQRVLARRNKGSQRWNKQRIRVAKLHEKVANQRKNFLHHEPKKLAAHFDVVAIEDLNMKGMSQALHFGKSVADNGWGMFTSFLAYKLNEQGKQLVKIDKWFPSTKTCSGCGNVKNMTLSERVYSCICGVNLDRDYNAAINIKNEAIRLLALA; translated from the coding sequence ATGACAAAGCAGAATAAAGCCTATAAATTTCGTTTGTATCCAACAGAAGAACAAGCATACCTTATGCGTAAAACCTTCGGTTGTGTACGTTTCGTGTATAACAGAATGTTAGCTGAACGGAAAGAAGCGTACGAAAAGTACAAAGATGACAAGGAACAACTAAAGAAACAAAAGCTTCCAACTCCTGCAAAATATAAAGCAGAATTTGAGTGGTTAAAAGAAGTTGATTCATTAGCTTTGGCAAATGCTCAACTAAACTTGCAAACTGCCTATAAGAATTTCTTTAGTGGTCAAAATGACTTTCCGACATTCAAAAGTAAAAAAGACAGAAAGTCTTATACAACGAATGTAGTAAACGGAAATATTATGTTGCTTAATGGTCATATCAAATTGCCAAAACTGAAAATGGTACGTTTCAAACAGCATAGAGAAATACCACAAGATTATATGATCAAGTCATGTACGATTTCTATGACACCTACTGGTAAATACTATGTGTCCATCTTGACTGAATACGAAAAAGAGATTGTACAAAAAGAAGTAGAAACAGTTGTTGGGTTAGATTTTACGATGGGTGGATTATACGTTAGTTCTGAAGATGAGAAAGCCAATTATCCTAAGTTCTATCGTGAAATGTTAGACCAATTAGCAAAGGCACAACGAGTATTAGCAAGGCGCAATAAAGGTTCTCAGCGTTGGAATAAACAACGTATTCGTGTAGCTAAGTTACATGAGAAAGTAGCTAACCAACGTAAGAATTTCCTTCATCATGAGCCTAAAAAGTTAGCTGCTCATTTTGATGTTGTAGCTATTGAAGACCTAAACATGAAAGGAATGTCGCAAGCACTTCATTTTGGAAAAAGTGTCGCTGATAATGGGTGGGGTATGTTCACTTCTTTCTTAGCGTATAAACTAAATGAACAAGGAAAACAACTTGTGAAAATAGACAAATGGTTTCCTTCCACAAAAACATGTAGCGGTTGTGGAAATGTAAAAAATATGACATTGTCTGAACGAGTCTATTCTTGTATATGCGGTGTAAATCTCGATAGAGATTATAACGCAGCTATCAATATCAAAAATGAAGCAATACGCCTTTTAGCGTTAGCATAA
- a CDS encoding ETX/MTX2 family pore-forming toxin, with amino-acid sequence MNKKRITKSIITMGTVACLGSSITFLSPNVASADEVQKKYLVETQNQKSQIAMKNVYANIDNMLASIRNDAFKWERTTFVYGNKFSVSGINIKESNVTNIEPLFLGSNIFVNNSDLDQMYNTSSFSEAVTNTTTTTTTHGFKESTAGKVKVKIPFISEVEITQTLEYNFTNSNTNTTSNTKTITVPSQPVKVPANKIYKTEVYFEKKKTSGKVEMYADVLTGARTLGVVNSVGAMLKHAKKTYDIINHPSNPDMVRSKGNGTFTIEYGTNLIVKTFDITSGSRSATSTNLVDTKVIPLK; translated from the coding sequence ATGAATAAAAAAAGAATAACCAAATCGATTATTACAATGGGTACAGTTGCATGTTTGGGTTCAAGTATTACATTCCTATCACCAAATGTAGCTAGTGCTGACGAAGTACAAAAAAAATATTTAGTCGAAACACAAAACCAAAAATCACAAATTGCCATGAAAAATGTTTATGCTAATATAGATAATATGCTAGCTTCTATACGTAATGACGCATTCAAATGGGAACGTACAACTTTTGTGTATGGTAATAAGTTTTCTGTATCTGGAATAAATATCAAGGAAAGTAATGTTACGAATATTGAACCGTTATTTTTAGGTTCTAATATATTTGTGAATAATTCAGATTTGGATCAAATGTATAATACTAGTTCTTTTAGCGAAGCAGTTACGAACACAACAACAACTACTACAACACATGGCTTTAAAGAAAGCACAGCTGGTAAAGTAAAAGTGAAAATTCCATTTATTAGTGAAGTGGAAATAACACAGACTCTTGAATATAATTTTACTAATTCAAATACAAATACTACCAGTAATACTAAAACAATAACTGTTCCTTCACAACCTGTTAAAGTTCCAGCAAATAAAATATACAAAACTGAAGTGTATTTTGAAAAGAAAAAAACATCAGGTAAAGTGGAAATGTACGCTGATGTACTGACAGGTGCACGAACACTTGGAGTAGTGAATTCTGTAGGAGCAATGCTTAAACATGCAAAAAAAACATATGATATAATTAATCATCCTTCTAATCCTGATATGGTCCGTTCAAAAGGAAATGGAACCTTTACTATTGAGTATGGTACGAATTTAATAGTTAAAACTTTTGACATAACCTCAGGTTCAAGATCAGCTACCTCTACTAATTTAGTTGATACTAAAGTCATACCTTTAAAATAA
- a CDS encoding HD domain-containing phosphohydrolase, translating to MKKISIFNKLYNIESKKKFILIVYLLFIVHQIYEYFIIKELFTIKIIVLKITFLISIFFLSKIYILNKHINTFSKYMVFTLFMFYQIAHDVLFINTFNQYIISPYLDFFVIIIAPLYLSKIFLLIISICELIRYYILIYFFQINYLGELMFTLILSIVTSFLILLTLKSLKKEIQSESEKRIKENMLLTMEILEMKDPYTKGHSQRVANYALSLAEVTKKYDKKELSTFYLACLLHDIGKIGISDEILNKTSQLTDEEYNIIKTHPNLGIKLLENLSLIEGYEGIIYFHHERWDGKGYPNKLKQDEIPLSARIVSIADAFDAMTSSRSYRSALTPEEAYRRIIEGAGSQFDPELIKYFKIAYPTWIKSMIR from the coding sequence ATGAAAAAAATATCTATATTTAATAAATTATATAACATTGAATCAAAAAAGAAATTTATTCTGATTGTATACTTATTGTTCATAGTGCATCAGATATATGAATATTTTATTATTAAAGAGTTATTTACAATAAAGATAATAGTCCTCAAAATTACCTTTTTAATTTCCATTTTTTTCTTATCGAAAATATACATATTAAATAAACATATCAATACATTTTCAAAATATATGGTATTTACATTATTTATGTTTTACCAGATTGCTCATGATGTTTTATTTATTAACACTTTTAATCAGTATATAATTTCTCCTTACTTAGATTTTTTTGTAATCATCATTGCGCCATTATATTTAAGTAAAATATTTCTTCTTATTATTTCTATATGTGAGCTGATAAGATATTATATTTTAATATACTTTTTTCAAATTAATTACTTAGGCGAGTTAATGTTTACGCTTATTCTATCTATAGTTACCTCTTTTTTAATATTACTTACGCTAAAGTCTTTAAAGAAAGAAATACAATCGGAATCTGAGAAAAGAATCAAGGAAAATATGTTGTTAACGATGGAGATTTTAGAAATGAAAGACCCTTATACAAAAGGGCATAGTCAAAGGGTAGCAAATTATGCATTAAGCCTTGCTGAGGTAACAAAAAAATACGATAAAAAAGAATTAAGTACATTTTACCTTGCATGTTTACTACATGATATAGGTAAAATAGGAATATCTGATGAAATTCTAAATAAAACTTCGCAACTTACAGATGAAGAATATAATATTATTAAAACCCATCCCAATTTGGGTATTAAATTATTAGAAAATTTATCATTAATTGAGGGGTATGAGGGAATAATTTATTTTCATCATGAAAGATGGGATGGAAAAGGTTATCCAAATAAATTAAAACAAGATGAAATCCCTTTAAGTGCCAGAATTGTGTCCATTGCAGATGCATTTGATGCAATGACATCTTCTCGGTCTTATCGATCTGCCTTAACACCAGAAGAAGCTTATAGACGCATTATTGAAGGGGCAGGTTCACAATTTGACCCCGAGTTAATTAAGTATTTTAAAATAGCATATCCTACCTGGATTAAAAGTATGATTAGATGA
- a CDS encoding P27 family phage terminase small subunit: MPKVSRETRRMRIRRDLLAQLERNEIAGNHYEDLVEDYLALWDMKEKLISEVKKNGVMVKWSNGKQIGTKKNDAVTELPRVNKQMLVLFKELGLSAIDNLGEDDDEDL; this comes from the coding sequence ATGCCAAAAGTGTCCAGAGAGACTAGAAGAATGCGGATTCGTAGAGACTTACTTGCACAGTTGGAACGGAATGAAATAGCCGGGAACCATTATGAGGACTTGGTTGAAGACTACTTAGCCCTATGGGACATGAAAGAAAAATTGATTTCGGAAGTGAAGAAAAATGGTGTAATGGTGAAGTGGTCAAACGGAAAACAAATAGGGACTAAGAAAAATGATGCTGTAACAGAATTACCGAGAGTGAACAAACAAATGTTAGTGCTTTTTAAAGAATTAGGATTGAGTGCGATCGATAACTTAGGTGAAGACGATGACGAAGATTTATAA